The following proteins are encoded in a genomic region of Schistocerca serialis cubense isolate TAMUIC-IGC-003099 chromosome 9, iqSchSeri2.2, whole genome shotgun sequence:
- the LOC126419601 gene encoding piggyBac transposable element-derived protein 4-like — MASSKSLTDDELERIVNDPTFLQSDEETTAAEDEFILSDHDSTSEATSESSCEESDEEACIRPSADKYFFGKKQCYKWSKEAPPTTRTRAHNIVCHLPGSKRKTKTIDSTDILSAWELFISEDLLQLILTNTNVKIHDMSNKYRAPKPAFIRPLDIDELRAFLGLLYLSGVMKSNHENVGLFANDGTGRDVFRATMSVQRFLFILSCLRFDCAATRDARKADDRLAAIRDVRELFIDKCQKYYTPGAYVTIDEMLVPFRGRCKFRMYMPKKPAKYGLKVMCL; from the coding sequence ATGGCATCATCGAAGTCATTAACAGATGACGAGTTGGAAAGAATAGTGAATGATCCTACGtttttgcaatctgatgaggaaACCACAGCAGCTGAGGATGAATTTATACTAAGTGACCATGATTCCACCTCTGAAGCTACATCAGAAAGTAGTTGTGAAGAATCAGATGAAGAGGCGTGTATTAGACCTTCCGCtgacaaatatttttttggaaaaaagcagTGCTACAAGTGGTCAAAAGAAGCTCCTCCTACAACTCGTACCCGTGCTCACAATATAGTTTGTCATCTTCCAGGTAGTAAACGTAAAACCAAAACGATTGATTCAACTGACATATTATCTGCTTGGGAACTATTCATTAGTGAAGATTTATTGCAACTAATACTCACCAATACAAATGTCAAGATacatgacatgtcaaacaaatacagAGCTCCTAAGCCAGCGTTCATAAGGCCGCTAGATATAGATGAACTGAGAGCATTTCTGGGTCTGCTTTATTTATCTGGAGTAATGAAATCCAATCACGAAAATGTTGGACTTTTTGCTAATGATGGAACTGGTCGTGATGTGTTTCGAGCCACTATGAGCGTTCAgagatttttgttcattttgtctTGTTTGCGATTCGATTGTGCTGCTACAAGAGATGCTAGGAAGGCTGATGACAGACTTGCGGCTATTAGAGATGTGCGGGAACTTTTTATAGACAAATGTCAAAAGTATTATACTCCAGGAGCGTacgtgacaatcgatgaaatgttagTACCCTTTCGTGGTAGGTGCAAATTTCGCATGTATATGCCCAAGAAGCCAGCCAAATACGGCCTCAAAGTTATGTGCCTTTGA